The sequence below is a genomic window from Clostridium sp. BJN0001.
TGACTTTATATCAAAATGCCTTGAATACACTTCATTAACAAATACACCTCAAAACGAAGGCATATGCTTTGAACAATATCTAACTGAGCTTTACTAAAAAGCATCAGTCAGATATTATTTTAAGTATTTCATCACCATATGATTTTATCTTTTTTTCTCCAACTCCCCTTATATTTAAAAGCTCATCCTGAGTTTTTGGACATAAATTAGAAATATCTATAAGCGTTGTATCTGAAAAAATAATATATGGTTTTATTTTTTGACTATAAGCTTTTTCTTTTCTCCATAATTTAAGTTTCATAAATAAATCCTTATTTAAAATATTCTGCTCTTTTTCAAATATTTTAAATACTGCTTTTTCTTTTCCCTTTAAAAGAGAATATGAACGTTTATTAAGCTTGAGCATAGAATATGTGCCTTCTTTTAAATCAACAAATCCATCCTTTAAAAGATTCTTTATAAGATCTTTTATAAATGACGTACTATACTCTTTCATAAGTCCGTACGTTGTAATTTCAAACAGCCTGTTTTGAATAATTTTAGGTCCTTTAAAGCCTTTTAAAATGTCACATAATATTGAAATACCATATTTTTCTCTAGTTCTAAAAACAGTCGATAAAATAATCTGACTTTCTTTGCTAAAATCTTTAAGCTCTGTATCTTTAAGACAATTGCCGCAATTCATACAATATGTAAGTTTATATTTATTTCCAAAATAATTTAATATAAAGTTTCTATAACACTCTTTAAACTTGCAGTAATCTATCATACTTTGAAATTTTTTAAGTGCTATTTCTCGTCTATTAATTGACGAACTCTTATTTATTATGTATTCAATCCGTGGAATATCATTTTCAGAATAAAAAAGATAACAGCTGCATTTTTCACCGTCTCGTCCGCCTCTTCCTATTTCCTGATAATAGCTTTCTATGTTCTTAGGAATCGTAAAATGAACAATAAATCTTATATTTGACTTATCAATTCCCATTCCAAAAGCATTTGTAGCTATCATTACATTCTTTTTATCATATAAAAATGATTCCTGATAAGAGTCCTTTTCTTCATCAGAAAGACCTCCATGATATTTTAATACGCTATATGATAATTCATTTAAATATTTATAAAGCTCATCAACTTCACGTCTTGACGCACAATAAATTATTCCAGATTCATCTTCATGTTCTGATATTATGCTTTTAACATCTTCAAGTTTATATGGTTCTATAAATACATTTAAATATAAATTTTCTCTATTTATGTTTCCTAAAAATACATATGGATTTTTAAGTTCTAAAAGATTTACTAAATCTCTTCTTACTTCATCTGTAGCTGTAGCTGTAAATGCAGAAATAACGGGCCTTTTTTTTAAGCTTTTAACAAAACCTGCTATCTTTAAATAACTCCTTCTAAAATCATGTCCCCATTGTGATACGCAATGTGCTTCATCTACTGCAACCTGATTTACATCTAATAAGCGTATCTTATCTTTAAAGTTTTCAGATGAAAGCCTCTCTGGTGCAATATATAATATTTTTATTTTCCTATTTTTTATATTATCTAGTATATTATCTATTTCTGATAATTTCTTAGTACTATTTATAAATTCAGCTTTTATTCCAATATCGTTTAAATTATCAACTTGATCTTTCATAAGCGATATAAGAGGTGATATTACAATTGTAATTCCACTAAAAAGTATTGCAGGAATTTGAAAACAGAGAGATTTTCCTGCTCCTGTAGGCATAAGAGAAAAGGTATCTTTATTATTTAATATATTTTTTATTACTTCAAGCTGACCTTCTCTAAACGTATCAAAGCCATAATATTTTTTTAATACATAAAAAACCTTTTTCTCATCAAACATTTTATGATTCCTTTCTAAAAATATATTTTAATTATTAACAATAATATATAATTTATTCTTAGAAGTCTTAACTATAACAAAATAGCCGCTAAATTACCAGTAAATACTACTAATTTGGCAGCTATAATAAGATAGACAAACTTTTAATTTTCTGGTGTTTCTATTTTTCCTCTTCTTTTAAGCATCATTGAAGTCATATTACTTACAGCATCAATAATTCCTATATGAAAATTACCTGTTCCTTTTTTTCCGTTCTTTTCAATTGAAATTTCTCCTGCAATGCTCATTGTAAGTATTCCTGCAACAGCAGCAGAAAATAAATCATCATAAGCTGCTCCTGCATATGCACCTATAAGTGCAGTTGTCATGCATCCACTTCCTGTAACTTTTGAAAGCATCTTTGTTCCATTACTTAATATAACTGTTTTATCTCCATCTGAAATAACATCATATACACCTGTAATTGCAACTATACATTCTAAATTTTTAGCAAGATTATATACAATAGTTTCAGATTCCTTACTTTCTGAATTTAGATCACTTTCTCCTGCATCTACCCCTTTTGTATATGATTTTAAACCACTTATAAATTTAATTTCAGAAATATTTCCTCTAATAATACTTACTTTAACATTATCAAGGATTGCCTTTACTGTTGAGTTTCTAAAATTTGATGCTCCAGCTCCTACAGGATCAAGAATTATAGGAATATTTAATTCATTAGCTTTTTTTCCTGCAATAAGCATAGATTCAACTGTACGTTCATTTAATGTACCTATATTTATTACAAGCGCTGATGATATAGAAACTATATCTGATACTTCTCTTAAATCATCTGCCATAATAGGTGATGCCCCGATTGCTAGAAGTATGTTGGCGCAGTCATTGACTGTAACATAATTAGTTATATTATGAATAAGAGGGTTTTTTTCTCTTACATTATCTAATAAATCTGCAGCCTTTTTTATTGTAGAATTTACCATATATTTACCACTCTTTCTATTTTTCTCATATTATATTTAAATTATATCATATTTTATCTACATTATATTATAATTTTACAATTTAGTCTTTATTTTTTCATTTTTAGCACACATATAATAAAGGACAAATAATGAAAAAGAAAAACTTTCTCATTATCTGTCCTTTGTCTTTAGTTATTTATTAAAATCTTAAATCTCTTTCTCCATCTTCAAGTCTTTTTAAGTTCTTCAAAATTTCATCATATTTAGGTTCTCCCTTAAAAATTTCAAGATGTTTCTTTAATGTTTCAAGTCCTATCTTCTTAGTTTCATCTGACGCATAATCCATGAGATATTCTTTTAAAGTAAATATAGCGTTTGGTATGCAGAAATTATGAACAAATTTTGATTTTGCAACTTTCATAAATTCTTCACCAGTTCTTCCAGCTCTATAACAGGCTGTACAAAAAGAAGGTATTGCTCCCATATCGCATATTTCTTTTACAACATCATCAAGTGAACGCGAATCTTCTATAGTAAATTGTTCTTTATCAGGAAGTGAATTGGCTTTCTTAGACTTAGCATATGCACCAACACCTATTCTTGTTCCTGCATCTATCTGAGATACACCAAGAGGAAGAACTTGTTTTCTAACCTCGTCAGACTCTCTTGCAGTACAAATAAGACCTGTATATGGTATTGAAAGACGAAGAATAGCTATAATC
It includes:
- the recQ gene encoding DNA helicase RecQ → MFDEKKVFYVLKKYYGFDTFREGQLEVIKNILNNKDTFSLMPTGAGKSLCFQIPAILFSGITIVISPLISLMKDQVDNLNDIGIKAEFINSTKKLSEIDNILDNIKNRKIKILYIAPERLSSENFKDKIRLLDVNQVAVDEAHCVSQWGHDFRRSYLKIAGFVKSLKKRPVISAFTATATDEVRRDLVNLLELKNPYVFLGNINRENLYLNVFIEPYKLEDVKSIISEHEDESGIIYCASRREVDELYKYLNELSYSVLKYHGGLSDEEKDSYQESFLYDKKNVMIATNAFGMGIDKSNIRFIVHFTIPKNIESYYQEIGRGGRDGEKCSCYLFYSENDIPRIEYIINKSSSINRREIALKKFQSMIDYCKFKECYRNFILNYFGNKYKLTYCMNCGNCLKDTELKDFSKESQIILSTVFRTREKYGISILCDILKGFKGPKIIQNRLFEITTYGLMKEYSTSFIKDLIKNLLKDGFVDLKEGTYSMLKLNKRSYSLLKGKEKAVFKIFEKEQNILNKDLFMKLKLWRKEKAYSQKIKPYIIFSDTTLIDISNLCPKTQDELLNIRGVGEKKIKSYGDEILKIISD
- the thiM gene encoding hydroxyethylthiazole kinase, with product MVNSTIKKAADLLDNVREKNPLIHNITNYVTVNDCANILLAIGASPIMADDLREVSDIVSISSALVINIGTLNERTVESMLIAGKKANELNIPIILDPVGAGASNFRNSTVKAILDNVKVSIIRGNISEIKFISGLKSYTKGVDAGESDLNSESKESETIVYNLAKNLECIVAITGVYDVISDGDKTVILSNGTKMLSKVTGSGCMTTALIGAYAGAAYDDLFSAAVAGILTMSIAGEISIEKNGKKGTGNFHIGIIDAVSNMTSMMLKRRGKIETPEN